The Magnolia sinica isolate HGM2019 chromosome 3, MsV1, whole genome shotgun sequence genome includes the window TCTTCTGGGCCAACTCAGAGGTTGGGAAGAAGCATCATTGGATCAAATGGAGTGACATTTGCACTCCTCTAGATAAGGGGGGCTAGGCCTAAGGAGATTGGTTGACATCATGCAGGCCCTTTGGTGCAAAATGGCTTGGAGGCTCATCAGCGGGAGGTCGCTATGGGCCAAGCTGTTCTCGGCGAAGTACCTTCCCAAATTCTTCCTCCACCGCAACACTGGTAGATCTGCGGGGTCTATCATTTGGAAAGACATCAGATCCAACCTTCTTTTTTGCATACACAATCCCAGGTGGATGGTTGGGGAAGGTAAAATCAAATTCTGGTTGCAAAACTGGACAGGGCAAGGGATTCGTTGGGCGTAACCACTTCTCTACCCCGAGCCCCAATCAGCGATATCCTGCTTCAGGACCTTTGGGGTTCCAATGGTGCTTGGGACTTTACGCTTGTTGAAGAGTTGCTCCCTCCAGCTGCCATCCAAGTCATTCGTGACAGCAGGATTTTTCTATCCAGGAGAGAGGATAAACTTGTTTGGAAGCTCCACTCATCCGGCAAATTCTCTATTAATTAGCCTGGAACGTGTTAAGAGCTATCAGGCCTAAGCTCCCTTGGACGGCCTGGGCATGAAATAAGTTTTTTCCTCCCAAGTTGGCCATCTTTCTTTGGAAAGTGATGCGTAATGCCATCCCGGTTGATGCTGCTGTCCAGAAACTTGGGGTCTGCTTAGTATCGAAGTGTGAATGTTACAGCAGCAATGAGGCTTGCCACGATCTTCCGGCGCCTGGTCCTTCCTCAGCTCAGCAGGGTCCCAGTCCTACAGGTTGTTCTCAGCTCAGTGAGAGCATGCTCAGCCCTAGTCTAGGCATCAGTCCAGGTGCCCCTTAGGCGAGATTTACAGAAGATCTCATCCACCAGCCCTCTCTCATCTAGCAGTCTGCTAGCAACTCCCACTCTCCCCTCCATTCTATCAACCACCATCAGCCCAGCCCTTGCCAGGGGCGGCTGGACAGCCCCATTTTCACAGTACCTGCTATCCCCTCGATTCAGATTCTCAGTGCTCGGCTGTAGCTCGTCTAGCAGCCCACCCTTCAGCGCCTCCATCAGGCCATCAGTCAGCCGGTCTCTTTCCTCCAAACTTCTCCTCCATCAGGCCCATGTCCTAATAGGGAGGACCTCGACCATCTCCTAAGCACCGGCTCAGTTGCTGCTCATGTTTGGAGCCACTTCGCGCACCTCTTCCACATGCCATTCATCCGAGATCAAACTATCCACTCTCGGCTCCATCAATGGTTCTCTACTGCTAATCGATCCTCGCCTTGGCTATTTATTTGGGGTATTGCTCCCTCCTTCATCATCTGGGAGCTTTGGCTAGGGAGGCATACGGCTAGATTTGAGAACAACCCGTTCAGTCCAGGCCCTACTATTCAGAAAGTTGCGAGATGGCTGCGGGACATAGGTTCTCTCTTACCCAACTCCGGTTCCTCGTCCCTCCTCAGGAATTCCATCATGCAAGCTTTTGGGCTGGACTCTCCCTCTAACTCCACCAGCGATAGAGTGCGAATCATCTCTTGGGCTAAGCCGCCTCCGAGTTGGCTCAAGCTCAATGTCGACGGTTCGGCAAGGGGTAATCTAGGGATCGGTGGAGGTGGTGGTGTTTGTAGAGACCATCAGGGATGCATTATCTTCGTGTTCCACAACTTCTATGGTCAGGTGTCCAATACTGTTGCCGAAGCCCAAGCAATGGCAGATGGCCTTCAATTATGTAGGGACATGGGGCTCTCCAACATCATTGCGGAGACTGATTCCCAAGCGATTTTCGATGCGATTCGAAACCCCAGGTCATCATACCATTGGAAAGTTTGGTATAATCTGGGTAAGATTCTGCAGCTTGTTTAGCCCATGCACATCTAATTCTCCCACACCCTGCGGGAGGGCAACTCCATTGCCGATGGTCTCGCCAAGTCAGCCAGCAGTGGGTCCCCCAACGCGCTCTTCCTAGCTCAGGCCGACCTTCCTAGGTCCATTAGAGGCTCTCTCCTTCTGGATAAAGCTTCTATGGGCATGCTCAGGCACTTCAGACCAAAGAAAAGAATAGGCTGATTAGTTTTTTCCCCAgcccagggggggggggggggtttgctGCTCGTCTCTAGCGGGGGCTGTTCCTGCATTCCCTTGGCCCTCCTTCCTCTTGGTCTATTGTTTCCCATTTAGCGCCCCTGTTCAGTTCTACTCCTTGTGGTGCTTGCCCGTGTTCGTAgctttttttctctttgtttgtAGCTTACGATAGGTGGTCTTATTCCTTTTTATaggggcccacccgaatggatgtACATgttcttgttgaatgaaatatAGTGGCAACagtccacctttaaaaaaaaaaaagaacttggaCCGTAGTACCTGCTGAAATAATAAGGGGACCCGGATTGGCTACTGAAGTTGTCAGTGGCCGGTAGCTATCggagggtgctctgtgggccccaccatgacatactgtgttttatccatgccgtccacccatttttcctgattattttagggcatgagataaaaaatgaggcagacctaaATCTCTTCTacaccataccataggaagcaattattattgaacacctgccattaaaaacttcttggaggccgcgaaagttttggatgaacctgatatttgtgttttcccttcgtccatgtctttgtgacatagtcaacaagttggatggcaaataaacattacgtaggccctagaaagtttttaatgatggacgttccatcaccattgttttcttgtggtgtggtccacttgtgatttggatatgcattaattttttgggatgatgccctcaaatgatctggaaaaatagatggacagagtggataaaatgcatacatcatggagggggcCATAGAGCACCATCCAATAGCCACCTCAGT containing:
- the LOC131239026 gene encoding uncharacterized protein LOC131239026, which encodes MPFIRDQTIHSRLHQWFSTANRSSPWLFIWGIAPSFIIWELWLGRHTARFENNPFSPGPTIQKVARWLRDIGSLLPNSGSSSLLRNSIMQAFGLDSPSNSTSDRVRIISWAKPPPSWLKLNVDGSARGNLGIGGGGGVCRDHQGCIIFVFHNFYGQVSNTVAEAQAMADGLQLCRDMGLSNIIAETDSQAIFDAIRNPRSSYHWKVWYNLGKILQLV